A single window of Streptomyces aquilus DNA harbors:
- the glyA gene encoding serine hydroxymethyltransferase: MSVTHAPETADVLRRQDPELAEILLGELARQSTSLQLSAAENFSSSAVLAALGSPLANKYAEGYPGARHHGGCEIVDVAERIAVDRAKALFGAEHANVQSHSGSSAVLAAYAALLRPGDTVLALGLPYGGHLTHGSPANFSGRWFDFVGYGVDAETGLIDYEQVRTLARNHRPKAIVCGSIAYPRHLDHAFFREVADEVGAYLIADAAHPIGLVAGGAAPSPVPYADIVCATTHKVLRGPRGGMILCGEELAERVDRAVFPFTQGGAQMHTIAAKAVAFGEAATPAFAAYAHQVVANARVLAAGLAAEGLVVTTGGTDTHLLTVDPGPLGVDGRTARGRLAAAGMVLECCALPHGDARGLRLGTAAVTTQGMGEEEMAGVAALLAGVLRGETDSQKAREEVRELAGRFPPYPG, from the coding sequence ATGTCGGTCACCCACGCGCCCGAGACCGCCGACGTCCTGCGGCGGCAGGATCCCGAGCTGGCCGAGATCCTGCTCGGGGAGCTCGCGCGGCAGTCGACGTCGTTGCAGCTCAGCGCCGCCGAGAACTTCTCCTCGTCGGCCGTGCTGGCCGCCCTGGGGTCGCCGCTCGCCAACAAGTACGCCGAGGGGTATCCCGGCGCCCGGCACCACGGCGGCTGCGAGATCGTGGACGTCGCCGAGCGCATCGCCGTGGATCGCGCGAAGGCGCTGTTCGGGGCCGAGCACGCCAATGTGCAGTCCCATTCCGGGTCGTCGGCGGTGCTGGCCGCCTACGCCGCGCTGCTGCGGCCCGGCGACACCGTGCTGGCCCTCGGGCTGCCGTACGGAGGGCATCTCACCCACGGGTCGCCCGCGAACTTCTCCGGGCGCTGGTTCGACTTCGTCGGCTACGGCGTCGACGCCGAGACCGGGCTCATCGACTACGAGCAGGTGCGGACGCTGGCCCGCAACCACCGGCCCAAGGCCATCGTGTGCGGCTCCATCGCCTACCCGCGCCACCTCGACCACGCCTTCTTCCGCGAGGTCGCCGACGAGGTGGGCGCCTATCTGATCGCGGACGCCGCCCACCCCATCGGGCTCGTCGCCGGGGGAGCGGCGCCCAGTCCGGTGCCGTACGCCGACATCGTCTGCGCGACGACGCACAAGGTGCTGCGCGGGCCCCGCGGCGGGATGATCCTGTGCGGCGAGGAGCTCGCCGAGCGGGTCGACCGGGCCGTCTTCCCGTTCACCCAGGGCGGCGCGCAGATGCACACCATCGCCGCCAAGGCCGTCGCGTTCGGCGAGGCGGCAACACCGGCGTTCGCGGCGTACGCCCATCAGGTGGTCGCCAATGCGAGGGTTCTCGCGGCCGGCCTGGCCGCCGAGGGGCTCGTCGTCACCACCGGCGGCACGGACACCCACCTGCTCACCGTCGACCCCGGGCCGCTCGGCGTCGACGGGCGGACTGCGCGCGGGCGGCTCGCGGCGGCCGGCATGGTCCTCGAATGCTGCGCGCTGCCGCACGGGGACGCCCGCGGACTGCGGCTGGGGACCGCCGCCGTGACCACGCAGGGGATGGGCGAGGAGGAGATGGCCGGCGTCGCCGCCCTGCTCGCGGGGGTGCTGCGCGGGGAGACCGACAGCCAGAAGGCCCGTGAAGAAGTGCGGGAGCTCGCGGGCAGATTTCCGCCGTATCCCGGCTGA
- a CDS encoding MraY family glycosyltransferase, whose protein sequence is MREYLLTLCITAAVTYLLTGPVRKFAIVAGAMPEIRARDVHREPTPRLGGIAMFFGLCAGLLVADHLTNLNGVFSQSNEPRALLSGAALIWLIGVLDDKFEIDALIKLGGQMIAAGVMVMQGLTILWLPVPGAGTVALTQWQGTLLTVALVVITINAVNFVDGLDGLASGMVCIAAAAFFMYAYRIWYSYGIEAAAPATLFAAILMGMCLGFLPHNMHPARIFMGDSGSMLIGLVLAAGAISITGQVDPDSLFGGSQRQTVHHMVPVYIPLLLPLTIIAIPAADLVLAIVRRTWRGQSPFAADRGHLHHRLLEIGHSHSRAVLIMYFWSALIAFGALAYSVNSASMWIVLGVVILSAIGLLLLLMPRFTPRAPMWAQAFVPPRYRRRRKAVAESAPAAEPAAPAVDEEERTPVAVGVSGVNGATAIGARSRFLDRRKAGSSR, encoded by the coding sequence GTGCGTGAATACCTGCTGACGCTCTGCATCACGGCCGCGGTGACGTATCTGCTGACAGGGCCGGTACGGAAGTTCGCGATCGTGGCCGGAGCGATGCCGGAGATCAGGGCCCGTGACGTGCACCGGGAACCGACTCCGCGGCTCGGCGGTATCGCCATGTTCTTCGGCCTGTGCGCCGGGCTCCTGGTCGCCGACCACCTCACCAACCTCAACGGGGTCTTCTCCCAGTCCAACGAGCCGCGCGCGCTGCTCTCCGGCGCCGCCCTGATCTGGCTGATCGGCGTCCTGGACGACAAGTTCGAGATCGACGCCCTGATCAAGCTGGGCGGGCAGATGATCGCCGCCGGCGTGATGGTCATGCAGGGTCTGACGATCCTGTGGCTGCCGGTCCCCGGCGCCGGTACCGTCGCGCTGACCCAGTGGCAGGGCACCCTGCTGACCGTGGCGCTGGTCGTCATCACCATCAACGCGGTCAACTTCGTCGACGGCCTGGACGGCCTGGCCTCCGGCATGGTGTGCATCGCCGCCGCCGCGTTCTTCATGTACGCCTACCGCATCTGGTACTCGTACGGCATCGAGGCCGCCGCCCCCGCGACGCTGTTCGCGGCCATCCTGATGGGCATGTGCCTGGGCTTCCTGCCGCACAACATGCACCCCGCGCGCATCTTCATGGGCGACTCGGGGTCCATGCTGATCGGGCTGGTCCTGGCCGCGGGCGCGATCTCCATCACGGGGCAGGTCGACCCGGACAGCCTGTTCGGCGGGTCCCAGCGCCAGACCGTGCACCACATGGTCCCGGTCTACATCCCGCTGCTGCTGCCGCTGACGATCATCGCGATCCCGGCCGCCGACCTGGTCCTCGCCATCGTGCGCCGCACCTGGCGCGGCCAGTCGCCGTTCGCCGCGGACCGCGGGCATCTGCACCACCGGCTGCTGGAGATCGGGCACTCGCACAGCAGGGCCGTCCTGATCATGTACTTCTGGTCGGCGCTGATCGCCTTCGGCGCGCTCGCCTACTCCGTGAACTCCGCGTCCATGTGGATCGTGCTCGGTGTGGTGATCCTCTCGGCGATCGGGCTGCTGTTGCTGCTGATGCCGCGCTTCACGCCGCGTGCCCCGATGTGGGCGCAGGCCTTCGTGCCGCCGCGTTATCGCCGTCGCCGCAAGGCCGTTGCGGAATCCGCGCCCGCCGCGGAGCCGGCCGCCCCCGCGGTCGACGAGGAGGAGCGCACCCCGGTCGCCGTCGGGGTCTCCGGCGTCAACGGGGCGACCGCCATCGGCGCCCGTTCGCGCTTCCTGGACCGGCGGAAAGCCGGCTCGTCGCGCTGA
- the atpB gene encoding F0F1 ATP synthase subunit A: MKEPAVSADPTQTLAFDTSCHLFDGCGFPAPGLHSFMFEPLWGDADGNGAYFNKPMLLALLGSIIIVGFFWSAFAKPKLVPGKLQMVAEAGYDFVRRGIVYETIGKKEGEKYVPLAVSLFFFIWIMNLWSIVPVASFPVTSIIAYPAVLAAIVYVTWVSLTFKRHGFVGAFKNFTGYDKSLGPVLPLAMTIEFFSNLIVRPFTHAVRLFANMFAGHTLLLLFTIASWYMLNGIGIAYSAVSFVMVIIMTAFELFIQAVQAYVFVLLTCTFIQGALAEHH, from the coding sequence ATGAAGGAGCCCGCGGTGAGTGCTGACCCGACGCAGACGCTCGCTTTCGATACGAGCTGTCACCTGTTCGACGGGTGTGGCTTCCCGGCTCCGGGCCTGCACTCGTTCATGTTCGAGCCGCTGTGGGGCGACGCCGACGGCAACGGCGCGTACTTCAACAAGCCGATGCTGCTGGCCCTGCTGGGCTCCATCATCATCGTGGGCTTCTTCTGGTCCGCCTTCGCCAAGCCGAAGCTGGTCCCGGGCAAGCTCCAGATGGTCGCCGAGGCCGGCTACGACTTCGTACGCCGCGGCATCGTCTACGAGACGATCGGCAAGAAGGAGGGCGAGAAGTACGTCCCGCTCGCCGTCTCGCTGTTCTTCTTCATCTGGATCATGAACCTCTGGTCCATCGTGCCGGTGGCGTCCTTCCCGGTGACATCGATCATCGCGTACCCCGCCGTACTGGCCGCGATCGTCTACGTCACCTGGGTCTCGCTCACCTTCAAGCGGCACGGCTTCGTGGGCGCCTTCAAGAACTTCACCGGCTACGACAAGTCGCTGGGCCCGGTGCTCCCGCTGGCCATGACCATCGAGTTCTTCTCGAACCTGATCGTCCGCCCGTTCACGCACGCGGTGCGACTCTTCGCGAACATGTTCGCCGGCCACACCCTGCTGCTGCTCTTCACGATCGCCAGCTGGTACATGCTCAACGGCATCGGCATCGCCTACTCCGCAGTGTCGTTCGTGATGGTCATCATCATGACCGCCTTCGAGCTCTTCATCCAGGCCGTTCAGGCGTACGTCTTCGTCCTCCTGACCTGCACCTTCATCCAGGGCGCGCTCGCCGAGCACCACTGA
- the atpE gene encoding ATP synthase F0 subunit C, which produces MSQMLAAVDGNLGSIGYGLAAIGPGVGVGIIFGNGTQALARQPEAAGLIRANQILGFAFCEALALIGLVMPFVY; this is translated from the coding sequence ATGTCCCAGATGCTCGCTGCGGTCGACGGCAACCTCGGCTCCATCGGCTACGGCCTCGCGGCGATCGGCCCGGGCGTCGGCGTCGGCATCATCTTCGGCAACGGCACGCAGGCTCTCGCCCGCCAGCCCGAGGCCGCCGGTCTGATCCGCGCCAACCAGATCCTCGGCTTCGCCTTCTGTGAGGCGCTCGCCCTCATCGGTCTGGTCATGCCGTTCGTCTACTAA